In Candidatus Cloacimonadaceae bacterium, a single window of DNA contains:
- the prfA gene encoding peptide chain release factor 1: protein MIPRDKLDSLRQELEEMQESVSDPLIISDGRRFRTLMRRFKELSEINETWSRYQEIEQHILDAHHILETESDADMEDMAKDELADLEAKLADAELLLRDLLNPKDPIDDKNAIIEIRAGTGGEEAALFVADLYRMYSYYAEKKGWKLQLLDSSETGLGGFKEIIFQLSGDQPYGLMRFESGVHRVQRIPVTESGGRIHTSAVSVAVLPEAEEIDVVINDAEIRVDVYRSSGNGGQSVNTTDSAVRITHIPTGIVVTCQDEKSQLKNKVKAMKVLRARLLDNEISRQEQEIATSRKAQVSTGDRSAKIRTYNFPQSRVTDHRINLTSYNLDAFLAGEIDDFITSLRMAWRNEKVNE, encoded by the coding sequence ATGATTCCGAGAGACAAGCTCGATTCCCTTAGGCAAGAATTGGAAGAAATGCAGGAAAGCGTCTCCGATCCCCTGATCATTTCAGACGGACGCCGCTTTCGCACGTTGATGCGCAGATTCAAGGAACTGAGCGAAATCAACGAAACCTGGAGCCGCTATCAGGAAATCGAACAACACATCCTCGATGCGCATCATATCCTTGAAACGGAAAGTGATGCCGATATGGAAGACATGGCAAAGGACGAACTTGCCGATCTGGAAGCTAAACTGGCAGATGCCGAACTGCTGCTGCGCGATCTGCTCAACCCCAAAGACCCCATTGACGATAAAAATGCCATCATCGAAATCCGTGCCGGAACCGGTGGTGAGGAAGCGGCGCTCTTTGTAGCCGACCTCTATCGCATGTACAGCTACTACGCGGAAAAGAAAGGCTGGAAACTGCAACTTTTGGATAGCAGCGAAACCGGTTTGGGCGGATTTAAAGAGATCATCTTTCAGCTTTCCGGAGATCAGCCCTATGGTTTGATGCGTTTTGAAAGCGGCGTTCATCGCGTGCAACGCATCCCAGTGACGGAATCCGGAGGACGCATCCACACCTCCGCGGTGAGCGTGGCAGTGCTTCCCGAAGCCGAGGAAATCGATGTCGTGATCAACGATGCCGAGATCCGCGTGGACGTCTATCGTAGCTCCGGGAATGGCGGTCAAAGCGTGAATACGACAGATTCCGCGGTGCGCATTACCCACATTCCTACCGGCATCGTGGTCACCTGTCAGGATGAGAAATCCCAGCTCAAAAACAAGGTGAAGGCGATGAAAGTATTGCGTGCCCGACTTTTGGACAATGAGATCAGCCGCCAGGAACAGGAAATCGCCACTTCCCGCAAGGCGCAGGTGAGCACCGGAGACCGATCCGCCAAGATCAGAACATACAATTTCCCCCAGTCCCGGGTGACCGATCACAGAATTAACTTGACAAGCTATAACCTCGACGCTTTTTTGGCTGGAGAGATAGATGACTTTATCACATCGCTGAGAATGGCATGGCGAAACGAGAAGGTAAATGAATAA
- the dxs gene encoding 1-deoxy-D-xylulose-5-phosphate synthase yields the protein MILENIASPSEIKKLSLIELKTLAKELRKRLVDVVSKTGGHIAPSLGTVDLTIALLHIFNPLKDRIVWDVGHQSYAWKILTGRNDRFETLRSLGGISGFTNRDESPFDAFSTGHSSTSISAALGMACASDLNKDNNFNIAVIGDGALTGGMSFEALNHAGHLQKNRFIVILNDNAMSISKNVGGLQKYMAHMMASKSYNALKQQIWEMSQSLPNSIRRRFIYGAQKLEESMINILVPNIIFEDLGFKYVGPIDGHDIKQLTSIFRRVKNYMVGPVLLHVVTQKGKGYIPAEKDASLFHGVGPFESSSGMQICSGSESWSEIFGKSLCEIAKANKNVTGITAAMSAGTGLTRFETEFPERFFDVGIAEQHAVTLAAGMACKGLKPFVAIYSTFMQRALDQVIHDVALPRLPVVFCIDRAGLVGEDGATHHGAFDISFLNYIPSLIILAPATAEELDAMMRFASTYTEGPIAIRYPRGTAFCTGKALESFMPGKAKTVHSGKEIALVACGDALPIAEEVWQKLRDDGHQPALINLRSIKPLDETMLNRLAKTCSRIFTFETNSIIGGIGSRIAQLLVEHDVKVINFGYPDQFVTHGKTSLLNELIGFTPEKLYERIKESV from the coding sequence ATGATTTTGGAAAACATAGCCTCCCCCTCTGAGATCAAGAAACTCAGCCTGATTGAGCTCAAAACCCTCGCCAAGGAACTGCGCAAACGCCTTGTGGACGTGGTTTCCAAGACCGGCGGACACATCGCTCCCAGCCTTGGAACGGTCGATCTCACCATCGCTCTTTTGCACATCTTCAATCCCCTCAAAGACCGCATCGTCTGGGATGTCGGACATCAAAGCTATGCCTGGAAGATCCTCACCGGCAGAAACGACCGTTTTGAGACGCTTCGCAGCTTGGGCGGCATCAGCGGATTCACCAATCGGGACGAAAGCCCCTTTGACGCCTTCAGCACCGGCCACAGCAGCACTTCCATCTCCGCCGCGTTGGGTATGGCTTGCGCCTCCGATCTGAATAAGGATAACAACTTTAACATCGCCGTGATCGGAGACGGAGCCCTCACCGGAGGCATGTCCTTCGAAGCGCTCAACCACGCCGGGCACCTGCAAAAAAACCGCTTTATCGTGATTCTCAACGACAATGCAATGTCCATCTCCAAAAACGTTGGCGGCTTGCAGAAATACATGGCGCACATGATGGCAAGCAAATCCTACAACGCCCTCAAACAGCAGATCTGGGAGATGAGCCAGAGCCTTCCAAACAGCATCCGGCGCCGCTTTATCTATGGCGCTCAAAAGCTTGAGGAATCCATGATCAACATCCTCGTGCCCAATATCATCTTTGAGGACCTCGGCTTCAAATACGTCGGACCTATCGACGGACACGACATCAAACAGCTTACTTCCATCTTCCGCCGCGTCAAGAATTACATGGTCGGCCCCGTCCTGCTCCATGTCGTCACCCAAAAAGGCAAGGGTTATATCCCCGCGGAGAAGGATGCATCGCTGTTCCACGGCGTCGGACCCTTCGAAAGCAGCAGCGGAATGCAAATCTGCAGCGGCAGCGAATCCTGGTCGGAGATATTTGGGAAAAGCCTCTGCGAGATCGCCAAGGCGAACAAAAACGTGACCGGTATCACAGCCGCGATGAGTGCTGGAACCGGACTCACCCGCTTTGAAACGGAATTTCCGGAACGTTTCTTCGACGTCGGAATCGCTGAACAGCATGCCGTAACTCTTGCCGCCGGAATGGCTTGCAAGGGCTTAAAACCCTTCGTCGCGATCTATAGCACTTTCATGCAGCGCGCCCTCGATCAGGTGATCCACGATGTGGCTTTGCCGCGTCTGCCGGTAGTCTTTTGCATTGATCGCGCCGGACTTGTCGGAGAAGACGGAGCCACTCATCATGGCGCCTTCGACATCTCATTTTTAAACTATATTCCAAGCCTGATCATCCTCGCTCCCGCCACGGCAGAAGAACTGGACGCCATGATGCGCTTTGCCTCGACCTACACAGAAGGACCCATCGCCATCCGCTATCCCCGCGGCACCGCATTTTGCACGGGAAAAGCACTTGAGAGTTTCATGCCCGGCAAGGCGAAGACAGTGCATAGCGGCAAAGAAATCGCTCTGGTGGCTTGCGGCGACGCTTTGCCAATCGCTGAAGAGGTCTGGCAAAAACTGCGCGATGATGGGCATCAACCTGCGTTGATCAACCTCCGCTCGATCAAACCTCTGGACGAAACAATGCTGAACAGACTCGCCAAGACCTGTTCCCGCATCTTCACTTTCGAGACCAATTCCATCATCGGCGGGATCGGTTCACGCATCGCTCAACTGCTTGTAGAACATGACGTAAAGGTGATCAATTTCGGTTATCCAGACCAGTTTGTCACCCATGGCAAGACCTCCCTGCTCAACGAACTCATCGGTTTTACTCCGGAAAAACTATATGAACGGATCAAAGAGAGTGTTTGA
- a CDS encoding DUF1385 domain-containing protein, translating to MTNKQEISVGGQAVIEGVMMRGPETLATAIRRKNGSIELLKTPFISKTQTVKLFKLPIIRGFVSLIEMMIIGIKTLTFSATRFELDLIETEKENGKTVKVKSKAAQKTEEIFSYIFAFGLAFLLFGLLPYKLSDWMKLSRQDFFFNLFAGGIRIVFFVLYVWLISLMKDIRRLFQYHGAEHKNVSAYEKNNELLIAEIQKNSTIHPRCGTSFMFFVLLIAILIFSITDTLVSAFILKGPLPMFLRLGYHFLMIPIISGVSYEVLKFSGRNIKHPIVKLMTIPGMAMQRITTQPPDDSMVETALVAMKAALGLDYSEHNVVLLSGKK from the coding sequence ATGACAAATAAACAAGAAATCAGTGTTGGCGGTCAAGCCGTCATCGAAGGCGTGATGATGCGCGGGCCGGAAACTCTGGCAACCGCTATTCGCCGTAAAAATGGAAGCATTGAACTGCTCAAGACCCCCTTTATCAGCAAGACCCAGACGGTGAAGCTATTTAAGCTTCCCATCATTCGTGGTTTTGTGTCCCTGATCGAGATGATGATCATCGGCATCAAGACCCTCACCTTTTCCGCCACCCGCTTTGAGCTCGATCTGATCGAAACGGAGAAGGAAAATGGCAAAACCGTGAAAGTCAAATCCAAGGCGGCGCAAAAGACGGAGGAGATATTCAGCTATATCTTCGCTTTCGGGCTTGCCTTTCTGCTATTCGGACTGCTACCCTACAAGCTTTCGGACTGGATGAAGCTTTCCAGACAGGATTTCTTTTTCAACCTCTTCGCCGGAGGGATCAGGATTGTGTTTTTTGTGCTTTATGTATGGCTGATCAGCCTGATGAAGGACATCCGCCGCCTTTTTCAATATCACGGGGCGGAGCATAAAAACGTGAGCGCCTACGAGAAAAACAACGAACTTTTGATCGCCGAGATCCAAAAGAACAGCACCATCCACCCGCGTTGTGGCACGAGCTTTATGTTCTTTGTGCTGCTGATCGCGATCTTGATATTTTCGATCACGGACACCCTCGTTTCCGCTTTCATCCTCAAGGGTCCGCTGCCGATGTTCCTGCGTCTGGGATACCATTTTCTAATGATTCCAATCATTTCCGGCGTCAGCTACGAAGTGCTCAAATTCAGCGGACGCAACATCAAACACCCGATCGTGAAACTGATGACGATCCCCGGCATGGCAATGCAGAGGATCACCACCCAGCCCCCGGATGACAGCATGGTCGAAACAGCGTTAGTGGCGATGAAAGCCGCGCTGGGTCTGGATTATAGCGAACACAACGTGGTGCTCTTGAGCGGAAAAAAATGA
- a CDS encoding BatA domain-containing protein produces the protein MFQLSFLNTGLLIFAAATVLPLLIWLLAKKKPKQVIFSSLRFIKMSMEQEKKRTQLKNILLLIIRMLIILLVALAVARPLFRSDRFKPSKKHPPTAIAILLDTTYSMDYVHEGRSNLDRARDAIKKINALCNPQDRLILITSDEGWNNLHSQIYAGLIPEEVLDLIEVSFSPISFSDMLNHAESKLAETQLSNREIYLLTDGQSHEYPAFSSLPIHLIPIVKTNPVENLSCRDAKPIAQLVEKKRQQTIEFILTNHGVQDRENVLVRIVLGDIKIAEKFVSIPARQSLNQSLAIDLQSDGWQSGYVEVADDRLLHDNRAYFSFPFHLNPRIAVVSAQSSLPFYLDSMLRVYVGKGVDMLRPEQLNLSRIEQYQLFVFYAPGSLSPRLREFILALQKRKHGVLFCLDRSLSQDYKNLIGSLFTASIGAWQSSNASIDYVNKHHYVSSIIADKSIGKSKITDYWSISAGSAIPLLSAGREALALAKDNMLLWAFDPAVANSTFFLDPAYPVFAYRSIEYAGQARAAGQSNLIGDILSADTITLPDKNKLHLAGRAYRPARPGIYKLDLPDGSQTHVAVNIPRSESEFVPMDFSKLKHIKVLGENWQASLFHTRLGHDIWKFLLIAALLLMAVEIIIVKLEEARLPKSPSV, from the coding sequence ATGTTTCAGCTCAGCTTTCTAAACACCGGCTTATTGATCTTTGCTGCCGCCACTGTGCTGCCGCTGCTCATTTGGCTGTTGGCAAAAAAGAAGCCCAAGCAGGTGATCTTTTCCTCCCTGCGTTTCATCAAGATGAGCATGGAACAAGAAAAGAAACGCACCCAGCTCAAGAATATCCTCCTGCTGATTATCCGCATGCTGATCATTCTCTTGGTGGCGCTAGCAGTGGCGCGTCCGCTCTTCCGTTCGGATCGGTTCAAACCCTCCAAAAAGCATCCTCCCACCGCCATCGCCATCCTGCTGGACACCACCTATAGCATGGATTATGTCCATGAAGGGCGCAGCAATCTTGACCGCGCCCGGGATGCCATCAAAAAGATCAATGCCCTTTGCAACCCTCAGGACAGATTGATCCTGATCACTTCGGACGAAGGCTGGAACAATCTGCATTCGCAGATCTATGCAGGTTTGATACCCGAAGAGGTGCTTGATCTCATCGAAGTGAGTTTCAGCCCTATTTCGTTTTCCGATATGCTGAACCATGCGGAAAGCAAGCTGGCGGAAACCCAGCTCTCAAACCGCGAAATCTATCTTTTGACCGATGGACAGAGCCATGAATATCCTGCCTTCTCGAGCCTGCCCATCCACCTCATTCCCATCGTCAAGACCAACCCCGTGGAAAACCTTAGCTGCCGTGATGCCAAGCCCATCGCCCAATTAGTGGAAAAGAAACGTCAGCAGACGATCGAATTTATCCTAACCAACCACGGCGTGCAGGATCGCGAAAACGTCCTTGTGCGCATAGTGCTTGGCGACATCAAGATAGCGGAGAAATTCGTCTCTATCCCTGCCCGCCAAAGCCTCAATCAAAGCCTCGCCATCGATCTACAAAGCGATGGCTGGCAGAGCGGCTACGTCGAAGTGGCGGATGATCGTCTCCTGCATGACAACCGAGCCTATTTTTCCTTTCCCTTCCATCTGAACCCGCGCATCGCGGTGGTCAGCGCTCAGAGTTCGTTGCCTTTCTATCTGGATTCCATGCTGCGTGTCTATGTCGGCAAAGGTGTGGACATGCTGAGACCAGAGCAGCTAAATCTCTCCCGCATCGAGCAGTATCAACTTTTTGTGTTCTATGCCCCCGGTTCGCTATCTCCCCGTTTGAGGGAGTTTATCCTCGCGCTGCAGAAGCGCAAACACGGTGTCCTTTTCTGTCTGGATCGGTCTCTTTCGCAGGATTACAAGAACCTCATAGGGAGTCTCTTTACCGCTTCCATCGGTGCCTGGCAAAGCTCCAATGCCAGCATCGACTACGTGAACAAACATCACTATGTCAGCTCCATCATCGCGGACAAAAGCATCGGTAAGAGCAAGATCACGGATTATTGGAGCATTTCAGCCGGATCCGCTATTCCACTTTTGTCTGCCGGACGCGAGGCTCTCGCTTTGGCAAAGGACAACATGCTGCTTTGGGCTTTCGATCCCGCGGTGGCGAACAGCACTTTCTTCCTCGATCCCGCCTATCCTGTCTTTGCCTATCGCAGCATAGAATATGCCGGACAAGCACGTGCCGCGGGACAGAGCAATTTGATCGGAGACATCCTCTCTGCCGATACGATCACTCTTCCGGATAAAAATAAGCTCCATCTTGCCGGACGCGCATACCGGCCAGCGCGTCCCGGAATCTACAAACTGGATCTGCCGGATGGCTCTCAGACTCACGTGGCGGTCAATATTCCGCGCTCCGAAAGCGAATTTGTCCCCATGGACTTTAGTAAGCTAAAACACATCAAAGTCCTGGGCGAAAACTGGCAGGCAAGCCTCTTTCACACCCGCCTCGGACACGACATCTGGAAGTTTCTGCTTATCGCCGCGCTGCTCCTGATGGCGGTGGAAATCATAATCGTCAAGCTTGAAGAAGCCAGACTACCCAAAAGCCCAAGCGTATAA
- the mnmE gene encoding tRNA uridine-5-carboxymethylaminomethyl(34) synthesis GTPase MnmE — protein sequence MIFLSDPIVALITPPGSAAIAVLRLSGKNSVGIAAQHFRPRKKLLKATSHTLVHGIFHDEEGIPIDEVLISVFRAPYSYTGEESVEISCHGNPHLASRILKVLLRHARHAKAGEFTLRAVLNGKLDLARAEAVNDLINARSAKAETAALMQAQGILSAHLKGILDEITEARMRCELAIDFSDQDLPQIDLDDLKTRIDMLCAKTGALCMEGNSGKYIRDGIRICLAGAPNSGKSSLFNAFLKHNRAIVTPHPGTTRDYLEESFSLNGYTIVLYDTAGLRESADEIERHGIDRSLELMKEADLVLYLIPADQVLGSEPPELYSPSLPQETRMKCLFVLSKTDLVDPSKLETFLSGVPHVPASIVMENGLDALSAAIISRFELPQEIVNRPLITNTRHLGALERSLDSLRKAKDALAEDAGFEFVAFDLITASSAIEEILGIITPDDMLQRIFGNFCIGK from the coding sequence ATGATCTTCCTCTCTGATCCCATCGTTGCTCTCATCACACCACCGGGAAGCGCAGCCATCGCGGTGCTAAGGCTTTCCGGAAAAAACTCCGTTGGCATCGCAGCACAGCATTTCCGTCCGCGTAAAAAGCTGCTCAAAGCGACTTCCCACACCCTTGTGCATGGCATTTTTCACGACGAGGAGGGCATCCCCATCGACGAAGTGCTGATCAGCGTTTTTCGCGCACCCTACAGCTACACCGGCGAGGAAAGCGTGGAAATCTCCTGCCATGGCAATCCCCATCTCGCGTCCAGAATCCTGAAAGTGCTATTGCGTCATGCGCGGCATGCCAAAGCGGGAGAGTTTACCCTGCGTGCGGTCTTGAACGGAAAACTCGATCTTGCCCGTGCCGAAGCGGTGAACGACCTCATCAACGCCAGGAGCGCCAAAGCTGAAACCGCTGCATTGATGCAGGCGCAGGGCATTCTTTCCGCGCATTTGAAAGGCATTTTGGACGAGATCACGGAAGCAAGGATGCGCTGTGAACTCGCCATCGATTTTTCTGATCAGGATCTTCCTCAGATCGATCTCGACGACCTGAAAACCAGGATCGACATGCTTTGCGCCAAGACAGGCGCTCTCTGCATGGAAGGAAATAGTGGCAAATATATCCGCGACGGCATCAGAATCTGCCTTGCAGGAGCGCCTAATTCCGGCAAATCATCACTATTCAACGCTTTTTTGAAACACAACCGTGCCATCGTGACCCCCCATCCAGGAACCACCAGAGACTATTTGGAAGAAAGTTTTTCTCTAAATGGATACACCATTGTGCTTTACGACACTGCGGGACTCCGCGAAAGCGCTGACGAAATCGAGCGACACGGCATTGACCGCAGCCTTGAACTGATGAAGGAAGCCGATCTTGTTCTATATCTGATTCCCGCGGATCAGGTTTTGGGGAGTGAGCCTCCTGAGTTATATTCGCCTTCACTACCTCAAGAAACTCGCATGAAATGTCTCTTTGTCCTCTCCAAAACCGATCTGGTAGATCCTTCGAAACTTGAAACGTTTCTTTCCGGAGTTCCCCATGTCCCAGCTTCCATCGTGATGGAAAATGGCTTGGACGCCCTCTCCGCTGCGATTATATCCCGCTTTGAGCTGCCTCAGGAAATCGTCAATCGTCCGCTGATCACCAATACCCGCCACCTCGGAGCTCTTGAACGCAGCCTCGATTCCCTAAGAAAAGCCAAGGACGCTCTCGCGGAGGACGCCGGTTTTGAATTCGTTGCCTTTGATCTGATCACCGCCAGTTCCGCCATCGAAGAGATTCTCGGGATCATCACTCCGGACGATATGCTTCAGCGGATTTTCGGCAATTTCTGCATCGGCAAATAG
- the rpmE gene encoding 50S ribosomal protein L31, which produces MKQGIHPKYEVVTVRCACGNTFETRSTKGNVQVEICSVCHPFYTGKQKIIDTAGRVEKFNKKYNLKDDLKDEK; this is translated from the coding sequence ATGAAACAGGGAATTCATCCTAAATATGAGGTTGTGACCGTTCGTTGCGCTTGCGGGAACACCTTCGAAACGCGTTCCACCAAGGGTAATGTGCAGGTCGAGATCTGCAGCGTGTGCCATCCGTTTTACACCGGCAAGCAGAAGATCATCGATACCGCCGGTCGGGTCGAAAAATTCAATAAGAAATATAACCTGAAAGACGATCTGAAAGACGAAAAGTAG
- a CDS encoding hemolysin family protein, whose protein sequence is MALIPILLTGGMLLVFLALSFLFSGYETGLISINQINLENEAKRSKSRAQLLAFVRQPDKFLGTTLIGNNIANVLLASISTYFVHQLNITNLDARYTALFIGVIVLTFGEIMPKAIFRDHAETIVPALFPLIRFFSIVFKPMIMIVTWINNGMQKMLRINGEQHFKYLTKDDLSYLLSQTSSDAISQPHIEMIEDALDFKEQEARNVMVPRTDIVAIPESATITEAIEIARKEGFTRYPVFRQNLDDIVGVLIIYDVLKRDCTENMTAGQIAHEPFFAPENMDLDVLLKEMQQKHRSMSIIVDSYGGTAGIVTMEDILEEIVGDIEDEYDDDEQDKQVEQVSPNTWLAQADVEIDHLADEYGIELPEGSYETIAGLILDKLERIPLQGQFITVDPYRIQVLQATDKKIIKVKIHKIT, encoded by the coding sequence ATGGCGCTGATTCCGATACTGCTGACGGGGGGCATGCTCCTCGTCTTTCTGGCTTTGTCCTTTCTTTTTTCAGGATATGAGACCGGACTGATCTCCATAAATCAGATCAATTTGGAAAACGAGGCGAAGCGCAGCAAGTCCCGTGCCCAGCTTTTGGCTTTTGTGCGTCAACCGGATAAGTTTCTGGGCACGACCCTGATCGGAAACAACATTGCAAACGTCCTGTTGGCATCGATCTCCACCTATTTTGTGCATCAGCTCAACATCACAAATCTCGATGCCCGCTACACGGCTCTTTTCATCGGAGTGATCGTTCTCACATTTGGCGAGATCATGCCCAAGGCGATCTTCCGCGATCACGCAGAGACGATCGTGCCGGCTCTTTTTCCCTTGATCCGTTTTTTCTCCATTGTCTTCAAGCCGATGATCATGATCGTCACCTGGATCAACAACGGCATGCAGAAAATGCTGCGCATCAACGGCGAACAGCACTTCAAGTATCTCACCAAGGACGACCTGTCCTATCTGCTGTCTCAAACATCTTCGGATGCGATCAGCCAGCCCCACATTGAAATGATCGAGGACGCGCTGGATTTTAAGGAACAGGAAGCCCGCAACGTGATGGTGCCCCGCACGGACATCGTCGCCATCCCGGAAAGCGCAACTATCACCGAAGCAATCGAGATCGCCCGCAAAGAAGGCTTCACCCGTTATCCCGTTTTTCGCCAAAACCTCGATGACATCGTTGGCGTGCTGATCATCTATGATGTCCTCAAACGTGATTGCACCGAAAACATGACCGCCGGGCAGATAGCCCACGAGCCTTTCTTCGCTCCGGAGAATATGGATCTGGACGTCCTGCTCAAGGAAATGCAGCAAAAACACAGATCTATGTCAATTATCGTGGATTCCTACGGTGGAACTGCGGGAATCGTGACGATGGAGGACATCCTCGAAGAAATCGTCGGCGACATCGAAGATGAATATGACGACGACGAACAGGACAAGCAAGTGGAACAGGTTTCACCCAATACCTGGCTGGCGCAGGCGGACGTGGAGATCGACCATCTTGCGGATGAATATGGCATTGAGCTTCCCGAAGGGAGCTATGAAACCATCGCCGGATTGATCCTCGACAAGCTTGAACGCATCCCCCTGCAGGGGCAATTCATCACTGTCGATCCCTATCGGATTCAGGTTTTGCAGGCAACCGACAAGAAGATAATCAAGGTAAAAATCCATAAAATAACATAA
- the ftcD gene encoding glutamate formimidoyltransferase — protein MKLMECVPNFSEGRDQAVLDAIAAEIRGVNNVVLLDVDPGADTNRTVFTMAGEPEAVVNAAFLAIKKAAELIDMSKHHGAHPRMGATDVCPFIPISDMSMEECADYARKLGKRVGEELGIPVYLYENAANKPEWRNLATVRSGEYEALAEKAKDPAWKPDFGPHVFNARSGATAISAREFLIAYNVNLNTRDKKKAHDIALSIRESGKPARDSNGKQLKDEKGNKITIPGFFSHCKAVGWYIDTYNRAQISINLTNYNITPAHLVLDKVRELASEMGVQVTGSEIVGLIPKTALINSGKYYLEKMNESTGIPEKMIMETAIQSMGLAELAPFDLEKKVIEYAIAKKDSLVSMKIDEFADLLSTDAPAPGGGSVAALCTALSGALSAMVSNLTIDKKGYEAVQDKVRELAPAGQDIKLKALQCIDKDTEAFYAMMDAMRLPKKTDEEIAARNEMIEMTTQTAILVPFETLELSLQAIQLAEEVAKVGNTNALSDAGVAALTALTAAKAAYYNILINLAGITDDRFKADILAKSRLIIDNCNILADKIESEIVGRL, from the coding sequence ATGAAATTGATGGAATGCGTCCCCAACTTCAGCGAAGGAAGAGACCAGGCAGTCCTTGACGCCATCGCTGCCGAAATCCGCGGGGTGAATAACGTAGTCCTTCTGGACGTCGATCCCGGAGCGGATACAAACCGCACCGTCTTCACTATGGCAGGCGAACCGGAAGCGGTTGTCAACGCCGCTTTTCTCGCCATCAAAAAAGCAGCAGAACTGATCGACATGAGCAAACATCACGGTGCGCATCCTCGCATGGGCGCCACAGACGTCTGTCCCTTCATCCCCATCTCGGATATGAGCATGGAAGAATGTGCCGATTATGCCCGCAAACTTGGTAAACGCGTGGGCGAGGAACTGGGCATTCCCGTCTATCTGTATGAAAACGCAGCTAACAAACCGGAGTGGCGCAACCTGGCAACCGTGCGCAGCGGAGAATATGAAGCCCTCGCTGAAAAAGCCAAGGATCCAGCCTGGAAACCGGATTTTGGTCCCCACGTTTTCAACGCCCGTTCCGGGGCTACCGCGATCAGCGCCCGCGAGTTTCTCATCGCCTACAACGTCAATCTCAATACCCGCGATAAAAAGAAAGCACACGACATCGCTCTTTCCATCCGTGAAAGCGGAAAACCTGCCCGCGACTCCAACGGCAAGCAGCTAAAAGACGAAAAGGGCAACAAGATCACCATCCCCGGCTTTTTTTCACATTGTAAAGCGGTGGGCTGGTACATCGATACCTACAACCGCGCCCAGATCAGCATCAATCTGACCAATTACAACATCACTCCGGCACACCTGGTTTTGGATAAAGTGCGCGAACTCGCCTCCGAAATGGGCGTCCAGGTCACCGGCAGCGAGATTGTGGGCTTGATCCCCAAAACCGCGTTGATCAATTCTGGAAAATACTATCTTGAGAAGATGAACGAAAGCACCGGCATCCCGGAGAAGATGATCATGGAAACCGCCATCCAATCCATGGGATTAGCGGAACTGGCACCCTTCGACCTGGAAAAAAAGGTGATCGAATATGCCATCGCCAAAAAAGACAGCCTCGTCTCTATGAAGATAGATGAATTTGCGGATTTGCTCTCCACAGACGCGCCCGCTCCCGGTGGTGGAAGCGTCGCTGCGCTTTGCACAGCCTTGTCCGGAGCCCTGTCTGCCATGGTTTCCAACCTCACGATTGATAAAAAAGGCTATGAAGCTGTGCAGGACAAGGTGCGCGAACTGGCTCCCGCGGGACAGGACATCAAGCTGAAAGCCTTGCAGTGCATCGATAAAGACACCGAAGCCTTCTATGCCATGATGGACGCCATGCGTCTGCCAAAAAAGACCGATGAAGAGATCGCGGCGCGTAATGAAATGATAGAAATGACCACTCAAACAGCAATCCTTGTTCCCTTTGAAACACTCGAGCTATCCCTGCAGGCGATCCAACTGGCGGAAGAAGTGGCAAAAGTGGGCAACACCAACGCTCTTTCCGATGCCGGAGTGGCAGCGCTCACAGCACTCACCGCTGCAAAAGCCGCATATTACAACATCCTCATCAACCTTGCCGGAATCACCGACGACCGTTTCAAAGCCGATATCTTGGCAAAATCTCGTCTCATTATCGATAACTGCAATATCCTCGCGGATAAGATCGAGAGCGAGATAGTTGGAAGGTTGTAA